Proteins encoded together in one Lathyrus oleraceus cultivar Zhongwan6 chromosome 5, CAAS_Psat_ZW6_1.0, whole genome shotgun sequence window:
- the LOC127085048 gene encoding uncharacterized protein LOC127085048 isoform X1: MEVHSRVCLLIEMATVPELKRKTCSYSFHREPLTPLVELGSLVTDDRLKSFVGQYGDILAVLKTVVDPVPLQTLLQFYDPELRCFTFQDYQLAPTLEEYSILLSIPIQHQTPFLDVPKEVDFRLIARALRLSVEEVGKNWKPCGEVVGLPLKFLLRVARDEAEKGNWEVFHAQLAAMIYGIILFPSMPNFIDLAAISIFIRGNPVPTLLADTYYAIHSRHGKGGAIRCCLPLLYKWFMSLLPASGPFVDTQSTLKWTQRVMSLTSYDIRWQSYRMDVKDVIISCGEFRGVPLVGTKGCINYNPVLSLRQLGFVMYRRPLEAEIAESFCFEKKDDPAKLEQIGKAWRDVGVKDGSVLGKKFAIAMPDYTDWVKKRVETLLLPYDRMEPLQEQPPLVLADSVPAEHYKQALMESRRLREKEQDTQMELYKAKADNLHLAHQLREVQGEDASRARSKKRSYDEIESMLDTEHRECLRLQRAEVNYQKKIRDLEKQLKDKDAQLKKEMELRQKSEEYLGGEVLELRRQLKEKITPLPDCSECSLLIDQCHYLKTLIPKDRLP, encoded by the coding sequence gtacattccagagtttgtctactgatagagatggcaacagttcctgagctgaagcggaagacctgttcctacagtttccatcgtgagccgttgactccgctagttgagttgggtagcctcgtgacagacgaCCGATTGAAGAGTTTTGTTGGACAGTATGGAGACATCCTGGCAGTATTGAAGACGGTAgtggatccagtgcctctgcagacgcttcttcagttctatgatccagagctcagatgcttcacattccagGATTACCAGCTTGCACCTACTCTcgaagagtattccatcctgttgagtatccctattcagcatcagactcccttcttggacgtcccaaaggaggttgacttcagattgattgccagagctctccggttgagtgttgaggaggttggtaagaattggaagccctgtggggaagttgtTGGTCTGCCGTTGAaatttctgttgagggtagccagagatgaagcagagaaggggaattgggaagtttttcacgcacagctagctgccatgatctatgggatcatcctgtTTCCCAGTATGCCAAACTTCATTGACCTTGCTGCCATCAGTATcttcatcagagggaatccagtccctactctcttagcagatacttactatgccatccacagtaggcatggtaagggtggagccattagatgctgcttacctcttctgtacaagtggttcatgtcgcttctgccagccagtggaccatttgtagatacccagagcactctgaagtggactcagagggtcatgtcactcacctcctacgacatcaggtggcagtcataccggatggacgtgaaggatgtcatcataagttgtggtgaattccggggcgtgccactcgtagggaccaagggttgcatcaactataacccagttctctcccttcgccagctagggtttgtcatGTATAGAAGGCCGCTCGAAgcagagatagctgagagtttttgttttgagaagaaggatgaccctgctaagttggagcagatagggaaagcctggagagatgttggagtgaaggatggatccgtcttaggaaagaagtttgccattgcaatgcccgattacactgattgggtaaagaagagagtggaaactttgttgcttccctacgataggatggagccgttgcaagagcaaccacccttggtacttgctgatagtgtgcctgctgagcactataagcaagccctaatggagagtcgtcgtctgagggagaaggagcaagacactcagatggagcTATACAAAGCTAAAGCCGATAAtctgcacttggcccatcaactcagggaagtgcaaggagaggatgctagcagagcaaggagtAAAAAGAGATCATATGATGAGATAGAGTCCATGTTGGATACAGAGCATAGGGAATGTCTGAGATtgcagagagcagaagtcaactaccaaaagaagatcagagacttggagaagcaactcaaagacaaagacgctcagttgaagaaagagatggagttgagacagaagtcagaggagtatcttggaggagaagtcttagaacttagaagacaattgaaggagaagatcactcctctaccagattgctcagaatgctcactgttgatagaccagtgtcattacctgaagaccctcattccaaAAGACCGTCTGCCTTAG
- the LOC127085048 gene encoding uncharacterized protein LOC127085048 isoform X2, with product MATVPELKRKTCSYSFHREPLTPLVELGSLVTDDRLKSFVGQYGDILAVLKTVVDPVPLQTLLQFYDPELRCFTFQDYQLAPTLEEYSILLSIPIQHQTPFLDVPKEVDFRLIARALRLSVEEVGKNWKPCGEVVGLPLKFLLRVARDEAEKGNWEVFHAQLAAMIYGIILFPSMPNFIDLAAISIFIRGNPVPTLLADTYYAIHSRHGKGGAIRCCLPLLYKWFMSLLPASGPFVDTQSTLKWTQRVMSLTSYDIRWQSYRMDVKDVIISCGEFRGVPLVGTKGCINYNPVLSLRQLGFVMYRRPLEAEIAESFCFEKKDDPAKLEQIGKAWRDVGVKDGSVLGKKFAIAMPDYTDWVKKRVETLLLPYDRMEPLQEQPPLVLADSVPAEHYKQALMESRRLREKEQDTQMELYKAKADNLHLAHQLREVQGEDASRARSKKRSYDEIESMLDTEHRECLRLQRAEVNYQKKIRDLEKQLKDKDAQLKKEMELRQKSEEYLGGEVLELRRQLKEKITPLPDCSECSLLIDQCHYLKTLIPKDRLP from the coding sequence atggcaacagttcctgagctgaagcggaagacctgttcctacagtttccatcgtgagccgttgactccgctagttgagttgggtagcctcgtgacagacgaCCGATTGAAGAGTTTTGTTGGACAGTATGGAGACATCCTGGCAGTATTGAAGACGGTAgtggatccagtgcctctgcagacgcttcttcagttctatgatccagagctcagatgcttcacattccagGATTACCAGCTTGCACCTACTCTcgaagagtattccatcctgttgagtatccctattcagcatcagactcccttcttggacgtcccaaaggaggttgacttcagattgattgccagagctctccggttgagtgttgaggaggttggtaagaattggaagccctgtggggaagttgtTGGTCTGCCGTTGAaatttctgttgagggtagccagagatgaagcagagaaggggaattgggaagtttttcacgcacagctagctgccatgatctatgggatcatcctgtTTCCCAGTATGCCAAACTTCATTGACCTTGCTGCCATCAGTATcttcatcagagggaatccagtccctactctcttagcagatacttactatgccatccacagtaggcatggtaagggtggagccattagatgctgcttacctcttctgtacaagtggttcatgtcgcttctgccagccagtggaccatttgtagatacccagagcactctgaagtggactcagagggtcatgtcactcacctcctacgacatcaggtggcagtcataccggatggacgtgaaggatgtcatcataagttgtggtgaattccggggcgtgccactcgtagggaccaagggttgcatcaactataacccagttctctcccttcgccagctagggtttgtcatGTATAGAAGGCCGCTCGAAgcagagatagctgagagtttttgttttgagaagaaggatgaccctgctaagttggagcagatagggaaagcctggagagatgttggagtgaaggatggatccgtcttaggaaagaagtttgccattgcaatgcccgattacactgattgggtaaagaagagagtggaaactttgttgcttccctacgataggatggagccgttgcaagagcaaccacccttggtacttgctgatagtgtgcctgctgagcactataagcaagccctaatggagagtcgtcgtctgagggagaaggagcaagacactcagatggagcTATACAAAGCTAAAGCCGATAAtctgcacttggcccatcaactcagggaagtgcaaggagaggatgctagcagagcaaggagtAAAAAGAGATCATATGATGAGATAGAGTCCATGTTGGATACAGAGCATAGGGAATGTCTGAGATtgcagagagcagaagtcaactaccaaaagaagatcagagacttggagaagcaactcaaagacaaagacgctcagttgaagaaagagatggagttgagacagaagtcagaggagtatcttggaggagaagtcttagaacttagaagacaattgaaggagaagatcactcctctaccagattgctcagaatgctcactgttgatagaccagtgtcattacctgaagaccctcattccaaAAGACCGTCTGCCTTAG
- the LOC127085048 gene encoding uncharacterized protein LOC127085048 isoform X3: MDQVQTELAGMRANMAQFMTMMQGVVQGQEELRALAQRQEVVIPTSNRASPVAAPAHETIHVAAPTNDYAVGDELEGIRINGQPLAAEVNVRATRAPIRHPAPFVNQQEDTFTLLSEDYDVVKTEERDRKVDALAEKVRVMECQNSLGFDVTDMGLVEGLKIPYKFKAPSFDKYNGTSCPRTHVQAYFRKISAYTDDEKMWMYFFQDSLSGASLDWYMDLKRESVRNWKDLGEAFLRQYKHNMDMAPSRTQLQSLYQKDKESFKEYAQRWRELAARVQPPMLERELTDMFIGTLQGVFMDRLGSCPFSSFSDVVVCGERTESLIKAGRIQDPGSSNSSNSKKLYSGAPKRGENETNAVHRRRSANRGQYRQVAAVTIPANQTPQQQRRPTQQYQTPQRHPQQQASQQAGTSNERKKIIFDPIPMSYAELYPTLIERNLITPRDPPPIPVNPRWWYRPEQHCVYHSGAPGHDVDSCFQLKMKVQDLVRSGILILEDLGPNAN; this comes from the coding sequence atggatcaggttcagacagAGCTGGCCGggatgagggcaaacatggcccagttcatgacaatgatgcaaggggtcgttcaggggcaagaggagctgcgtgccttagcccagagacaggaagttgtgattccaacatccaaccgtgcttcgcctgttgctgcacccgctcatgagactatccatgttgctgctcccactaacgactacgccgtcggggatgaacttgagggtataagaatcaatggacagcctcttgctgcagaggtcaatgtcagagctacccgcgctccgattcgtcatccagctccgtttgtcaaccaacaagaggacacgtttactctcctcagtgaggactATGATGTTGTGAAAACCGAAGagagggacagaaaagtggatgctcttgctgaGAAAGTCCGAGtcatggaatgtcagaactcccttgggtttgatgtgaccgacatgggtctggtggaagggttgaagatcccctacaaattcaaggcaccctcattcgacaagtacaatggcacttcctgtcctcgcacccatgtgcaggcgtacttcaggaagatctctgcttacactgacgatgaaaagatgtggatgtactttttccaagatagcctatctggggcatctttggattggtacatggatctgaagcgagaatcagtcagaaactggaaagatttgggtgaggcctttctaaggcaatacaagcataatatggacatggcgccgagccgaactcagttacagagcttgtatcagaaagacaaggagagtttcaaagagtatgctcagagatggcgtgagctagccgccagagtgcaacctcctatgctggagagagagctgactgacatgttcattggaaccctgcaaggtgtgttcatggatcgtttgggaagttgcccgttcagtagcttttcagatgttgtcgtctgtggagaaagaactgagagccttatcaaagcagggaggatacaagatcctggctcttcaaactcttccaattctaagaagctatactctggggcacccaaaaggggagagaatgaaacaaatgctgtgcaccgtcggaggagtgcaaacagaggacagtatcggcaagttgctgctgtgactatcccagcaaATCAAACTCCGCaacaacagagaagaccaactcagcagtatcagactccacaacgtcatcctcagcagcaggcttcccaacaagctggtacaagtaatgagaggaagaagatcatttttgatccaatccccatgtcctacgccgagctgtaccccactctgatagagcggaacttgatcactcctagagacccgccgcccatacccgtcaaccctcggtggtggtataggcctgaacagcattgtgtgtatcactcgggtgctcctggtcatgatgtggacagttgtttccagctgaagatgaaggttcaagaccttgtgaggtcgGGTATTCTGATTTTGGAAGACTTAGGCCCCAATGCTAATTAA